A genomic window from Osmerus eperlanus chromosome 5, fOsmEpe2.1, whole genome shotgun sequence includes:
- the LOC134020584 gene encoding transcription factor Maf-like, with amino-acid sequence MASELAMSNSDLPTSPLAMEYVNDFDLMKFEVKKEPVEPDRSISQCSRLIAGGSLSSTPMSTPCSSVPPSPSFSAPSPGSGSEQKAHLEDFYWMSGYQQQLNPEALGFSPEDAVEALISSSHQLQTFDGYARGQQFTGAAGAGGAMAGEEMGSAAAVVSAVIAAAAAQNGGPHHHHHHHHHHSGGHHPSTGVQSSGTNVNHQHMLLDDRFSDEQLVTMSVRELNRQLRGVSKEEVIRLKQKRRTLKNRGYAQSCRYKRVQQRHVLEGEKTQLIQQVDLLKQEISRLARERDAYKEKYEKLITNGFRENGSSSDNNPSSPEFFMTSRKFLHL; translated from the coding sequence ATGGCATCAGAGCTGGCAATGAGCAACTCCGACCTGCCCACCAGTCCCCTGGCCATGGAATATGTTAATGACTTCGATCTGATGAAGTTTGAAGTGAAAAAGGAGCCGGTGGAGCCTGATCGCAGCATCAGCCAGTGCAGCCGCCTGATCGCCGGGGGATCCTTGTCTTCCACCCCGATGAGCACGCCTTGCAGCTCGGTTCCCCCCTCTCCAAGCTTCTCGGCGCCCAGTCCGGGCTCGGGGAGCGAACAGAAGGCGCACTTGGAAGATTTCTACTGGATGAGCGGGTACCAACAACAGCTGAATCCCGAGGCTCTGGGCTTCAGCCCGGAGGATGCAGTGGAGGCACTGATCAGCAGCAGTCACCAGCTCCAGACTTTCGATGGCTATGCTAGAGGGCAGCAGTTCACTGGCGCGGCAGGGGCAGGAGGCGCCATggcgggggaggagatgggatcAGCAGCCGCTGTGGTATCGGCGGTCATTGCGGCAGCGGCAGCCCAGAACGGAggtccccaccaccaccaccaccatcatcatcatcacagcgGAGGACATCATCCTTCCACCGGCGTCCAGTCCAGCGGCACCAACGTCAACCACCAGCACATGCTTTTGGATGACAGATTTTCCGACGAGCAGCTGGTCACCATGTCAGTGCGGGAACTCAATCGGCAGCTTCGTGGGGTCAGCAAGGAGGAAGTGATCCGTCTGAAACAGAAGCGGCGGACGCTGAAGAACAGAGGCTATGCCCAGTCGTGCCGCTACAAGCGGGTCCAGCAGAGACACGTCCTGGAGGGCGAGAAGACCCAGTTGATTCAGCAGGTGGACCTTCTCAAGCAGGAGATATCCAGGCTGGCCCGCGAGAGGGACGCGTACAAGGAGAAATACGAGAAGCTCATCACCAACGGCTTCCGAGAAAACGGTTCCAGCAGCGACAACAACCCGTCGTCGCCAGAGTTTTTCAT